A DNA window from Anoplolepis gracilipes chromosome 13, ASM4749672v1, whole genome shotgun sequence contains the following coding sequences:
- the LOC140672297 gene encoding uncharacterized protein: MDFQKMNSFNIWLNLLSGNLLPMTANSSFPIIWKIYSVFVWLLALVYMGSLICGCFCVSVEKALNDGLLSLIVSVEGIFIVARIHAQRGLVQELIRKFNDVLRVEDKDMKRIVMTNLKPMEIPFRLYLAGGSLSVFLFCCTSLPLAMEKNTFFYEDYKIPVIFSKEPFSTDIFLLGSIILLISNMYVFFRKVGVDVYMTYLVALITAQYQYVSLRLVSIFRDDDPQCNNGSFQENHSNNIDFFTKKEIKILCRHYNSVTCIILMLKKLLSLNFSLIYINNVFRFCFIGIMLTKISTSVLEGFMVFMYGSGAILQFYILCSSVQKLVEASMEVTDKAFHENWYRFDISIKRTFILVIMAGNLELKLSTFEKFSLSLPSFMAVLNQSYSIALLLLRMK, from the exons AtggattttcaaaaaatgaattcttTCAATATCTGGCTAAATCTGCTATCAGGCAATTTATTACCGATGACTGCCAATTCATCGTTTCCGATAATCTGGAAGATCTACAGCGTCTTTGTATGGTTACTCGCATTGGTATACATGGGGTCGTTAATCTGCGGCTGCTTTTGCGTATCAGTAGAGAAAGCATTAAATGATGGCTTACTCAGTCTAATTGTCAGCGTAGAAGGAATCTTTATAGTTGCACGAATTCACGCGCAGAGAGGATTGGTACAAGAATTGATACGGAAATTTAACGACGTTCTGCGCGTTGAAGATAAAGACATGAAGAGAATTGTCATGACAAATCTAAAGCCCATGGAGATCCCATTCAGACTTTATCTGGCAGGTGGTTCGCTGTCTGTCTTTCTGTTTTGCTGCACGTCTCTTCCGTTAGCCATGGAGAAGAATACTTTCTTTTATGAAGATTACAAGATACCGGTCATCTTTTCCAAGGAGCCATTCTctactgatatttttttgctgggcagtataatattattgatcaGCAACATGTacgttttttttagaaaagtcGGCGTGGACGTGTATATGACATATCTGGTAGCGTTGATAACAGCACAGTATCAATACGTCTCTTTAAGACTTGTATCGATATTTCGAGACGATGATCCGCAGTGTAATAATGGCAGTTTCCAAGAGAATCATTCTAACAATATAGATTTCTTCACAAAGAAGGagatcaaaattttatgtcgGCATTATAACTCTGTCACATG CATAATATTAATGCTGAAGAAATTGTTATCTCTAAACTTCTCGTTGATATACATAAACAATGTTTTtcgattttgttttattgGTATTATGCTGACTAAG ATATCAACATCTGTCCTCGAAGGATTTATGGTCTTTATGTACGGATCTGGCGCgatattgcaattttacatattgtgTTCTTCCGTCCAGAAATTAGTAGAGGCG AGTATGGAAGTAACGGACAAAGCATTTCATGAGAACTGGTATCGATTTGATATATCCATAAAACGTACATTCATATTAGTGATAATGGCTGGTAATTTGGAATTAAAACTTTcaacatttgaaaaatttagtttGTCTTTGCCTTCGTTCATGGCg gTTTTAAATCAATCATATTCTATCGCACTTCTATTATTaagaatgaaataa